One window of Vicia villosa cultivar HV-30 ecotype Madison, WI unplaced genomic scaffold, Vvil1.0 ctg.001839F_1_1, whole genome shotgun sequence genomic DNA carries:
- the LOC131636811 gene encoding large ribosomal subunit protein uL3-like, translating to MSHRKFEHPRHGSLGFLPRKRAARHRGKVKAFPKDDPTKPCSLTAFVGYKSGMTHIVREVEKPGSKLHKKETCEAVTIIETPPLVVVGVVGYVKTPRGLRTLNTVWAQHLSEDIKRRFYKNWCKSKKKAFTKYSKKYETEEGKKDIQTQLEKLKKYATVIRVLAHTQIRKLKGLKQKKAHLTEIQVNGGTISQKVDYSYSFFEKQVPVDAVFQKDEMIDIIGVTKGKGYEGVVTRWGVTRLPRKTHRGLRKVACIGAWHPARVSFTVARAGQNGYHHRTELNKKIYKVGKTDQESHTAITEFDRTEKDITPMGGFPHYGIVKHDYLMVKGGCVGPKKRVVTLRQSLLKQTSRLALEEIKLKFIDTSSKFGHGRFQTTQEKQKFYGRLKA from the exons TGAAAGCCTTTCCAAAAGATGATCCTACCAAACCATGCAGCTTGACTGCTTTTGTTGGCTACAAGTCTGGGATGACCCATATTGTTAGGGAGGTCGAGAAGCCTGGATCCA AGCTTCATAAGAAAGAGACATGTGAAGCTGTCACTATCATTGAAACTCCTCCACTTGTTGTTGTTGGAGTGGTGGGATATGTGAAAACACCACGTGGCCTTCGCACACTGAATACTGTCTGGGCTCAGCATCTTAGTGAAGATATCAAGCGTCGGTTTTACAAGAACTGGTGCAAGTCAAAGAAGAAGGCTTTTACCAAATATTCCAAAAAGTATGAAACAGAAGAAGGGAAGAAGGATATTCAAACTCAGCttgagaaattgaaaaaataTGCTACTGTCATCCGTGTTCTTGCTCATACTCAG ATAAGGAAGTTGAAGGGTCTAAAACAAAAGAAAGCTCATTTGACAGAGATCCAAGTTAATGGTGGAACAATAAGCCAAAAGGTGGACTATTCATACAGTTTCTTTGAAAAGCAAGTCCCTGTTGATGCTGTTTTTCAAAAGGATGAGATGATTGATATCATTGGAGTGACTAAAGGTAAAGGTTACGAAGGCGTGGTAACTCGTTGGGGTGTCACCCGCCTTCCACGGAAGACACACAGAGGTCTAAGAAAGGTTGCTTGTATTGGTGCTTGGCACCCTGCTCGTGTTTCTTTCACGGTTGCCAGGGCCGGTCAGAATGGGTACCATCATCGTACTGAATTGAACAAGAAGATCTACAAGGTTGGCAAGACTGACCAAGAGTCACACACAGCCATCACAGAATTCGACAG GACTGAGAAGGATATTACTCCTATGGGCGGATTTCCTCATTATGGTATAGTGAAACATGACTATCTTATGGTGAAAGGAGGTTGTGTTGGACCAAAGAAGCGGGTCGTCACTCTTCGGCAGTCACTACTGAAGCAGACATCTCGGTTGGCTCTTGAAGAGATCAAGCTGAAGTTCATTGACACCTCCTCCAAGTTTGGACATGGTCGCTTCCAGACTACTCAGGAGAAACAGAAGTTTTATGGTCGTTTGAAggcttag